From Methanococcus maripaludis, one genomic window encodes:
- the rpl18a gene encoding 50S ribosomal protein L18Ae has translation MAKIIRIKGEILGKDEPMVFTKEYNVVKEDDALETMYSEMGSKHAVKRAYIKIVEVSEISEEDVQNPILKKTLEMY, from the coding sequence ATGGCAAAAATCATAAGAATTAAAGGAGAAATCCTTGGAAAAGACGAACCAATGGTATTCACAAAAGAATACAACGTTGTAAAAGAAGACGATGCGTTAGAAACCATGTACTCAGAAATGGGTAGCAAACACGCAGTAAAAAGGGCGTACATTAAAATTGTAGAAGTTTCTGAAATCTCAGAAGAAGACGTTCAAAATCCTATTTTGAAAAAAACACTTGAAATGTACTAA
- a CDS encoding DUF2666 domain-containing protein, with protein MSEERIQFNAKKGKWYVSKKIKIDENTSNEEIARVLAAIEETLSVKIKDFLPFDMEKLAKIADEIYEKKKGRVSEEDISGALAKLKSPATTKKLGTIDETKEGKEILKRLLTEIVLERLGITSKIEAKMIEKYIEKSKAK; from the coding sequence ATGTCTGAAGAAAGAATACAGTTTAACGCCAAAAAAGGAAAATGGTACGTTTCTAAAAAAATTAAAATTGATGAAAATACATCCAATGAAGAAATCGCTAGAGTTTTAGCAGCGATTGAAGAAACACTTTCTGTAAAAATAAAAGATTTTTTGCCATTTGATATGGAAAAACTTGCAAAAATTGCAGATGAAATCTACGAAAAGAAAAAAGGAAGAGTTAGCGAAGAAGATATATCTGGAGCATTAGCAAAATTAAAATCTCCAGCAACTACAAAAAAATTGGGAACAATTGATGAAACAAAAGAAGGAAAAGAAATTTTAAAAAGACTTCTTACGGAAATTGTTTTAGAGAGACTTGGAATAACTTCGAAAATCGAAGCTAAAATGATTGAAAAATACATTGAAAAATCAAAGGCAAAATAA
- a CDS encoding 50S ribosomal protein L31e, with protein sequence MEEERIYTIPLRDVTNKSPTTKRAPRAIRAIREFLKKHMKSDIIKLDNSINEKVWERSLNKIPAKVRVKVVKEGDVVKATLVE encoded by the coding sequence ATGGAAGAAGAAAGAATATATACAATTCCTTTGAGAGACGTAACAAACAAAAGCCCTACAACAAAAAGAGCTCCAAGAGCTATACGGGCAATTAGGGAGTTCTTAAAGAAACACATGAAGTCAGACATTATAAAACTTGACAATTCGATCAATGAAAAAGTATGGGAAAGAAGTTTAAACAAAATCCCTGCTAAAGTTAGAGTTAAAGTTGTAAAAGAAGGAGATGTTGTTAAAGCAACATTAGTAGAATAA
- a CDS encoding translation initiation factor IF-6, whose amino-acid sequence MIMKTYFSGVSTLGVHSLATEDYGFFPLSVDQKTMERMKNVLDIPATQLNISNSSLIGSLCVGNSNGLLVPDITTEKEVELIKMFLKENSLDVNLERLKAKNTAFGNLILTNNKGCIISEELSRFRKTIEDVLDVESGVGNYAELPTVGSNGVATDKGCLVHPLTDELELEWIQNILRVDYVERGTANRGVTSVGACILANSKGAVVGGDTSGPEILKIEEALDLID is encoded by the coding sequence ATGATAATGAAAACATATTTTTCTGGAGTGTCCACACTAGGAGTACATTCACTCGCAACTGAAGACTATGGGTTTTTTCCTCTTTCAGTTGATCAAAAAACGATGGAACGTATGAAAAACGTACTCGACATTCCTGCAACTCAATTAAACATTTCAAACAGCTCTTTAATAGGCTCCTTATGTGTTGGAAACTCCAACGGACTTTTAGTACCTGACATAACGACTGAAAAAGAAGTTGAATTAATTAAAATGTTTTTAAAAGAAAACAGTCTGGATGTTAATTTAGAAAGACTTAAAGCTAAAAACACGGCATTTGGTAACTTAATATTAACTAACAACAAAGGATGCATAATTTCGGAAGAATTATCCAGATTTAGAAAAACTATTGAGGATGTTTTGGACGTAGAATCCGGAGTAGGAAACTATGCTGAACTCCCAACAGTTGGTTCAAATGGAGTTGCAACCGATAAAGGATGCCTGGTTCACCCACTAACTGATGAATTAGAATTAGAATGGATTCAAAACATTTTAAGAGTGGACTACGTTGAAAGGGGCACTGCAAATAGGGGTGTAACTTCAGTTGGCGCGTGCATTCTAGCAAACTCTAAAGGAGCTGTTGTCGGAGGCGACACGTCAGGTCCTGAAATCTTAAAAATTGAAGAAGCTCTAGATTTAATAGATTAA
- the cofH gene encoding 5-amino-6-(D-ribitylamino)uracil--L-tyrosine 4-hydroxyphenyl transferase CofH: protein MDLTSFKEKQISKKECLELFENTENFFDVIKLADSLRKDIVGDTVTFVNNTNIETTNVCTMGCKFCAFSVSKNSPDSFKLSSDEIAKKAVVAKKAGLTEVTIHGGIHPDVDTHFQVETLNKVNSETSKLGGIYVHAYSPQEILNGAENAGIDVKEAIKMLSEAGLRSIPGTAAEILDDDVRSDICPLKMPVKKWIDIIKTAHKTGITTTSTIIYGHIEEYKHVVDHLSILKEIQEETGGFTEFIPLSYLHENTPLHKAGRVKDGATGLYELKLYAVSRILFKDIIKNIQAPRVKIGTKLSQLILKSGANDLGGTLVEDKVSKAAGSIYEDASVDLMRNAITSIGRIPKERTTLYEIIE, encoded by the coding sequence ATGGATTTAACATCCTTTAAGGAAAAACAAATCTCAAAAAAAGAATGCCTTGAGTTGTTTGAAAATACTGAAAACTTTTTTGATGTAATAAAACTCGCAGATTCGCTTAGAAAGGATATCGTTGGAGATACGGTTACTTTTGTAAATAACACAAACATAGAAACCACAAACGTGTGCACAATGGGATGTAAATTCTGTGCATTTAGTGTTTCAAAAAACAGCCCTGACTCATTTAAATTAAGTTCTGATGAAATTGCTAAAAAAGCAGTTGTTGCTAAAAAAGCAGGACTTACCGAAGTTACAATTCACGGTGGAATTCACCCTGACGTTGATACGCACTTTCAAGTTGAAACACTAAATAAAGTAAATAGTGAAACTTCAAAACTCGGCGGAATATATGTACACGCATATTCGCCACAGGAAATATTAAATGGTGCAGAAAATGCTGGAATTGATGTAAAAGAAGCCATAAAAATGTTAAGTGAAGCAGGTTTAAGATCAATTCCTGGAACTGCTGCTGAGATACTTGATGACGATGTGAGGTCCGATATATGTCCATTAAAAATGCCTGTTAAAAAATGGATAGATATCATAAAAACTGCACACAAAACTGGAATTACAACAACTTCCACAATAATCTACGGCCACATTGAAGAGTACAAACATGTCGTTGATCATTTGTCAATTTTAAAAGAAATTCAAGAAGAAACTGGAGGATTTACTGAATTCATTCCACTTTCTTATTTGCATGAAAATACGCCACTCCATAAAGCTGGAAGGGTTAAAGACGGAGCTACTGGACTTTACGAGTTAAAACTCTACGCAGTTTCGAGAATTTTATTTAAAGATATTATAAAAAACATTCAGGCCCCAAGAGTAAAAATTGGAACTAAGTTGAGCCAGTTAATTTTAAAATCCGGTGCAAACGACCTTGGTGGAACTTTAGTGGAAGATAAAGTTTCAAAAGCTGCAGGAAGTATCTACGAAGACGCGAGCGTAGATTTAATGAGAAACGCCATTACGAGCATTGGAAGAATCCCAAAAGAAAGAACTACCCTTTACGAAATAATTGAATAA
- the argB gene encoding acetylglutamate kinase, with amino-acid sequence MEEYTKAEILIEALPYICKFHDQKVLIKYGGHAMVNEQAKNWIAKDLVLLKYVGINPIVVHGGGPEINRAMEKMGKTPEFIHGLRVTDEETLEIVKMVLIGKINGDIVSKLELYGGKAVGLSGKSGQLIKAKKKIQYLMKDSQKIEVDLGMVGEVEHVDTKLIDILVEKRYIPVISPIGVDHQGNDLNLNADIAAGDIAGAMNAEKLIMVTDVDGIMDDIKDPSTLHRKLTISQIEGMIERGLITGGMIPKIEACINALDKGVQSVHIVNGKTPHAVLLEIFTEDGVGTMVVRE; translated from the coding sequence ATGGAAGAATACACAAAAGCTGAAATTTTAATAGAAGCCCTGCCTTACATCTGTAAATTCCACGATCAGAAGGTTTTAATTAAGTATGGCGGCCATGCCATGGTAAACGAGCAGGCAAAGAACTGGATCGCAAAAGACCTCGTACTTTTGAAATATGTCGGCATAAACCCGATAGTAGTACACGGCGGGGGCCCAGAAATCAATCGAGCGATGGAAAAAATGGGAAAAACTCCAGAATTTATACATGGGCTTCGTGTAACTGACGAAGAAACACTCGAAATTGTTAAAATGGTACTTATAGGTAAGATAAACGGCGATATCGTATCAAAATTAGAATTATATGGTGGAAAAGCTGTTGGTTTATCTGGAAAATCAGGTCAACTGATCAAAGCAAAGAAAAAAATCCAGTATTTAATGAAAGACAGTCAAAAAATCGAAGTAGATCTTGGAATGGTTGGGGAAGTTGAACACGTAGACACTAAGTTAATAGATATATTAGTTGAAAAACGGTATATCCCAGTAATTTCCCCGATCGGTGTTGATCACCAAGGAAATGATTTAAATTTAAACGCAGACATTGCTGCAGGAGATATTGCCGGTGCAATGAACGCTGAAAAGCTAATAATGGTCACAGACGTTGATGGAATAATGGACGATATAAAAGATCCATCCACCCTTCACAGGAAATTAACAATTTCGCAAATCGAAGGTATGATTGAAAGAGGACTGATTACTGGTGGAATGATCCCAAAAATCGAAGCATGCATCAATGCACTTGACAAAGGGGTCCAAAGTGTGCACATTGTGAATGGAAAAACACCTCACGCAGTTCTTCTGGAAATTTTTACCGAAGATGGTGTAGGTACAATGGTTGTAAGAGAATAA
- the mer gene encoding 5,10-methylenetetrahydromethanopterin reductase, protein MKFGIEFVPNEPITKLAYYVKMAEDNGFEFCWITDHYNNRNVYMTLGNLAAATNKIKLGPGVTNPYVRSPAIAASAMATLDELSGGRATFGIGPGDKATFDALGIEWTKPVGTIIKAIDDMKALMAGKRLEEGAQLAVKPSGKVPIYMGAQGPKMLETAGSIADGVLINASNPKDFEAAVPLIKKGAEAAGRSMSEIDVAAYACMSVDKKADKAKQAAIPVVAFIAAGSPPMILERHGIDPAKVDAIRAGLKEGNFGAAFGNVDEAMLEGFALYGTPEEVVEKVKGLEAMGVTQVVAGSPIGPNKETSIKLIGKIIKEFQ, encoded by the coding sequence ATGAAATTTGGTATCGAATTTGTTCCAAACGAACCAATAACCAAACTAGCATACTACGTTAAAATGGCAGAAGACAATGGATTTGAATTCTGCTGGATTACAGACCACTACAACAACAGAAACGTATACATGACCTTAGGAAACCTTGCAGCAGCAACAAACAAGATCAAGTTAGGTCCTGGTGTTACAAACCCATACGTAAGAAGCCCTGCAATCGCAGCATCTGCAATGGCTACATTAGACGAATTATCCGGCGGTAGAGCTACATTCGGTATCGGCCCTGGAGACAAAGCAACATTCGATGCTTTAGGTATTGAATGGACAAAACCTGTAGGAACAATCATCAAAGCAATCGATGACATGAAAGCTTTAATGGCTGGAAAAAGATTAGAAGAAGGAGCACAACTTGCAGTTAAACCTTCAGGAAAAGTTCCAATCTACATGGGAGCACAAGGCCCAAAAATGTTAGAAACCGCAGGATCAATTGCTGACGGTGTTTTAATTAACGCTTCAAACCCAAAAGACTTCGAAGCAGCAGTTCCTTTAATTAAAAAAGGAGCAGAAGCAGCAGGAAGAAGCATGTCAGAAATTGACGTTGCAGCATACGCATGCATGTCAGTAGACAAAAAAGCAGACAAAGCTAAACAAGCAGCAATCCCAGTTGTAGCATTCATCGCTGCTGGTTCACCTCCTATGATCTTAGAAAGACACGGAATTGACCCTGCTAAAGTTGATGCAATCAGAGCAGGATTAAAAGAAGGAAACTTCGGTGCAGCATTCGGAAACGTTGACGAAGCAATGTTAGAAGGATTTGCATTATACGGTACACCTGAAGAAGTTGTAGAAAAAGTTAAAGGCTTAGAAGCAATGGGTGTAACACAAGTAGTTGCTGGATCCCCAATCGGACCAAACAAAGAAACAAGCATCAAATTAATTGGAAAAATCATTAAAGAATTCCAATAA